A genomic region of Paroedura picta isolate Pp20150507F chromosome 4, Ppicta_v3.0, whole genome shotgun sequence contains the following coding sequences:
- the LOC143836446 gene encoding large ribosomal subunit protein uL15, with the protein MPSRLRKTRKLRGHVSHGHGRIGKHRKHPGGRGNAGGMHHHRINFDKYHPGYFGKVGMRHYHLKKNQHFCPTVNLDKLWTLVSEQTRLNYAKNQAGLAPVIDVVRSGYYKVLGKGKLPKQPVIVKAKFFSRKAEEKIKAVGGACVLVA; encoded by the exons CCTTCCAGACTGAGGAAGACCAGAAAACTGAGGGGTCATGTCAGCCATGGCCATGGTCGTATTG GCAAGCATAGGAAGCATCCTGGAGGACGCGGTAATGCTGGAGGCATGCATCACCACAGAATTAATTTTGACAAATA CCATCCTGGTTATTTTGGGAAAGTTGGTATGAGGCACTACCACTTGAAGAAGAACCAGCACTTCTGCCCTACTGTCAATTTAGACAAACTCTGGACACTGGTCAGTGAGCAGACGAGACTCAATTATGCCAAAAATCAGGCTGGGTTAGCACCTGTCATTGATGTTGTCCGCTCG GGTTATTACAAAGTCCTGGGCAAGGGGAAACTGCCTAAACAGCCTGTAATTGTGAAAGCAAAATTCTTCAGCCggaaagcagaagagaaaatcAAAGCTGTCGGTGGAGCCTGCGTACTAGTGGCATAA